From the Vibrio ziniensis genome, the window CTGTTCGAAGTTGCAGGAAACCAGTTTAGTAACACATTCCAACACGGCATCTAGAGCAAGAGTATTCTGGTGTCCTCGACATAACACGACGGCTCCTTCAACACTCGCAATGATCCCCAATGCGAGAGTTTTAGCCGTAATGGAACTATGCCCTAAAGATTCGAGGTGGTTTGCGATTAGCATTTGCCACTTTGCAAATACTTGTGAAACGGCTTCTTTAACCGATTCAGCTCCCTCTTCCTGAGGCGCTTCTATTGCAGCAGCGACAATTGGACATCCTGCACGAAACTGCGATTTTGTAAGTCTAGTTCGCCAGTGTGACAGGAACAGATTGATGCCTTGTACTTTGTCCATTTCTAAGCAAGTTTGCAGTTGTTGAGCAGCTTGATCGCCAGCCCAAATGATGGCTTCTGTCACAATTTGGTATTTTCCTCCAGGAAAATTGTGATAGGTCGACCCAAGAGGCGCATTAGCAAATTTAGTCACTTCTCGAATGCTGATCCCTCGTAAACCCTGCAATGCAAGCATGGTTGCTGCTGCTTCAATGACTTTCTGTCGACCATTTAAGGTGTCTTTTGCCATGTGTTAATCCATTGTTATAACAGTCGTCATAAGATACCATTGAAAATACAATTAAGACACTCGTTATAATTTTGAGGCTATCATGGAATCGATATCTTTTTATACCGAAGATTTCTATCTCATTCATGGGAAATTGTATCCAGCAACTGGTGTAATACAAGGGAGAATCATCGTTGCTGGAGCTACCGCTGTCCCGCAAGAGTTCTATAGACGATTTGCTCAATTTGCTAGTGAGCAGGGTTTTGAAACCTTAACTTTTGACTATCGCGGGATTGGTGCATCCAAACCAAGCACATTAAAAGGTTTCTACATGGATTTGCTGGACTGGGGAAAGAAAGATTTGGCGGCCGCTATTGATTACATGAGCAACGATACTGCCCCCGTCTATGTAGTAGGTCATTCCTACGGCGGACATGCATTCGGGCTACTTCCAAATCATAGTAAAGTTTCCGGCTTTTACGTATTTGGGACTGGCGCAGGTTGGCATGGTTATATGCCGCTTACTGAACAAGTCAAAGTACTCACTATGTGGCACTTAGTCCTTCCTTTGCTAACGTGGTTAAAAGGCTATTGTGCATGGAGCGTACTTGGAATGGGTGAAGATTTACCCAAAAATGCGTTCACTCAGTGGCGATACTGGTGCCAGTTCCGACATTACTTTTTCGACGATCCAGCAATGGTTGGTATTGAAAAATTCTACCAAGCTGTGCGAACCCCTATAGTAGCAGCTAATGCTTTAGATGATTTGTGGGCAATGCCAGCGTCTCGTGATGCTTTCGTCCAACACTACAGCAATTCTGAATTAACAAAAATAGATCTCTCTCCTTCAATTTTGGGAGGGGAAATAGGACATATGGGTTACTTTAGGAAGAATGCAACACCACTTTGGCAACAAAGCTTAAATTGGTTCAAAACTCTAGACAAGAAAGACTCTACTCTATGACGACAACAAACTCACAATTAACCAGACTCAGATGGATCATACTTGCGACATTCTTTAGTAGCATTTTACATTATGTAGATAACCTAATGTTTTTCGCTGATTACCCAGAACCAACATGGCTAAAGGCACATACTGTGGATCTGTTTTGGATCGTTATGACCCCCTTAGCCCTTGTGGGATATCAGCTAGTTAAAAGGAACCAAAAATGGCTTGGATCGATTGTTCTCATTACTTACGGTGGTTGCAACATGCTTACTCTTGGGCACTACAAATTTGCCCCATTCACAAGCATTTCATTTAAAATCCATTTATTCATTCTTGTTGAAGCTCTAATGGGCGTAATTCTAATCGGCTACTTAATTCTTAATTACAAGACAACGAATAACACCAATCATTGACCGATTTCAGATACAGCCTTTATCGATAGAAGACAGAAATATGCATATATTTCTGCCTTCATTAGTGCCAGTGCAGAGCTCCTGACTAAGACCAAAGTTATTAATAA encodes:
- a CDS encoding TetR/AcrR family transcriptional regulator → MAKDTLNGRQKVIEAAATMLALQGLRGISIREVTKFANAPLGSTYHNFPGGKYQIVTEAIIWAGDQAAQQLQTCLEMDKVQGINLFLSHWRTRLTKSQFRAGCPIVAAAIEAPQEEGAESVKEAVSQVFAKWQMLIANHLESLGHSSITAKTLALGIIASVEGAVVLCRGHQNTLALDAVLECVTKLVSCNFEQNPV
- a CDS encoding alpha/beta hydrolase family protein — translated: MESISFYTEDFYLIHGKLYPATGVIQGRIIVAGATAVPQEFYRRFAQFASEQGFETLTFDYRGIGASKPSTLKGFYMDLLDWGKKDLAAAIDYMSNDTAPVYVVGHSYGGHAFGLLPNHSKVSGFYVFGTGAGWHGYMPLTEQVKVLTMWHLVLPLLTWLKGYCAWSVLGMGEDLPKNAFTQWRYWCQFRHYFFDDPAMVGIEKFYQAVRTPIVAANALDDLWAMPASRDAFVQHYSNSELTKIDLSPSILGGEIGHMGYFRKNATPLWQQSLNWFKTLDKKDSTL